In Oscillatoria acuminata PCC 6304, a single window of DNA contains:
- the ureA gene encoding urease subunit gamma, whose protein sequence is MQLSPQEKDKLLIFTAALVAERRKNRGVLLNYPEAVAYISAAILEGARDGRTVADLMSYGATLLTREEVMEGVPEMVAEVQVEATFPDGTKLVTVHNPIR, encoded by the coding sequence ATGCAACTTTCTCCCCAAGAAAAAGACAAATTATTGATTTTTACCGCAGCGTTAGTTGCCGAACGCCGTAAAAATCGGGGCGTACTTTTAAATTATCCGGAAGCGGTTGCCTATATTTCTGCTGCTATTTTAGAAGGGGCGAGAGATGGGAGAACGGTCGCCGATTTGATGAGTTATGGTGCAACCTTACTCACCCGAGAGGAAGTGATGGAAGGCGTCCCGGAAATGGTGGCGGAAGTGCAGGTGGAAGCGACATTTCCCGATGGCACAAAATTGGTGACGGTTCACAATCCGATTCGGTAA